A genomic window from Silene latifolia isolate original U9 population chromosome Y, ASM4854445v1, whole genome shotgun sequence includes:
- the LOC141633933 gene encoding glycerol-3-phosphate dehydrogenase SDP6, mitochondrial-like isoform X2 yields the protein MASAALRLRRIGIASAAVATAASLSLTYSVSSNERPAELGSIQTRIADPNAIVPPRKAHTSSLISSTKDNPLDLLIVGGGATGCGVALDAVTRGLRVGLVEREDFSSGTSSRSTKLVHGGVRYLEKAVFNVDYGQLKLVFHALKERKQVIDNAPHLCHSLPCMTPCFEWFEVVYYWAGLKLYDLVAGPRLLHLSRYYSAQESIELFPTLSRTGQEKSLKGTVVYHDGQMNDSRLNVGLACTAALAGASVLNYAEVVSLLKDENGRIIGARIHDNLSEPHEDEIQFILEAISDYLNVKVRRTDVLSAWSGIRPLAMDPRAKNTESISRDHVVCEDFPGLVTITGGKWTTYRSMAEDAVDVAIKSGALSPANKCMTDNLILSGGYGWHPAYFTIIAQQYVRMKKTYGGEVVPGIMDTSVAKHLSQAYGTLCERVASIAQNEGLGKRLAHGYPFLEAEVAYCARYEYCECATDFIARRCRLAFLDTDAAGRALPRVINILAAEHNWDKSRKDDEVKKAKEFLNTFKSSKNAQFHDGKHK from the exons atggcGAGTGCGGCACTCCGACTCCGGAGAATAGGGATCGCATCCGCTGCAGTAGCAACAGCCGCATCATTAAGCTTGACATATAGCGTATCATCGAATGAGCGGCCTGCTGAGTTGGGGTCAATTCAAACAAGGATCGCTGACCCCAACGCCATAGTTCCTCCTCGTAAGGCCCACACTTCCTCACTGATTTCCTCCACTAAAGACAACCCTCTTGACCTCCTCATTGTCGGTGGTGGCGCCACCGGCTGCGGTGTTGCTCTGGATGCCGTCACTCGTGGCCTCCGTGTTGGTCTTGTTGAGCGTGAGGATTTTTCCTCTGGTACTTCTTCTCGTTCTACTAAGTTAGTTCATGGAG GAGTCCGCTATTTGGAAAAAGCTGTGTTTAATGTTGATTATGGACAACTGAAGCTTGTTTTTCATGCACTTAAGGAACGTAAACAAGTGATTGATAATGCTCCTCACCTGTGCCACTCTTTGCCATGCATGACCCCATGTTTTGAATGGTTTGAAGTTGTGTACTATTGGGCGGGTTTGAAACTGTATGATCTGGTCGCAGGGCCAAGATTGCTACATTTATCAAGGTATTACTCAGCACAAGAGTCTATTGAGCTGTTTCCCACTCTTTCTAGAACGGGTCAAGAAAAAAGCTTAAAAGGAACTGTAGTGTATCATGATGGGCAGATGAATGACTCTCGACTAAATGTCGGCTTGGCGTGCACAGCTGCGTTAGCTGGTGCCTCCGTACTGAATTACGCTGAAGTTGTTTCACTACTTAAAGATGAAAATGGCCGCATAATTGGTGCACGGATTCATGACAATTTGTCTG AACCGCACGAGGATGAGATTCAGTTTATATTAGAAGCTATATCTGATTATCTTAATGTCAAG GTACGCCGGACAGATGTTCTCTCTGCATGGAGTGGCATACGCCCATTAGCGATGGATCCAAGGGCAAAGAACACCGAGAGCATATCTCGAGATCATGTTGTTTGTGAAGATTTTCCTGGTCTAGTCACCATCACTGGTGGAAAATGGACAACCTATAGAAG CATGGCTGAGGATGCCGTTGATGTAGCGATCAAGTCTGGAGCACTAAGTCCAGCAAATAAATGCATGACGGATAACTTGATACTCTCCGGTGGTTATGGTTGGCATCCTGCTTATTTCACTATTATAGCTCAGCAGTATGTCCGAATGAAGAAGACATATGGCGGAGAAGTTGTTCCTGGTATCATGGACACTTCTGTTGCAAAGCATTTATCTCAAGCATACGGTACACTGTGCGAACGCGTGGCATCTATAGCTCAG AATGAAGGTTTAGGCAAGCGCCTTGCCCACGGATATCCTTTCCTGGAAGCAGAAGTAGCATATTGTGCTCGATACGAGTATTGCGAGTGTGCAACTGATTTTATTGCTCGAAGATGTCGATTAGCTTTCCTGGACACTGATGCTGCTGGTCGGGCTCTACCTCGTGTCATTAACATTTTAGCAGCTGAACATAATTGGGATAAATCAAGAAAGGATGATGAGGTCAAGAAGGCTAAGGAGTTTCTGAACACTTTCAAATCATCAAAAAATGCCCAGTTTCATGATGGGAAGCACAAATAG
- the LOC141633933 gene encoding glycerol-3-phosphate dehydrogenase SDP6, mitochondrial-like isoform X1, translated as MASAALRLRRIGIASAAVATAASLSLTYSVSSNERPAELGSIQTRIADPNAIVPPRKAHTSSLISSTKDNPLDLLIVGGGATGCGVALDAVTRGLRVGLVEREDFSSGTSSRSTKLVHGGVRYLEKAVFNVDYGQLKLVFHALKERKQVIDNAPHLCHSLPCMTPCFEWFEVVYYWAGLKLYDLVAGPRLLHLSRYYSAQESIELFPTLSRTGQEKSLKGTVVYHDGQMNDSRLNVGLACTAALAGASVLNYAEVVSLLKDENGRIIGARIHDNLSGEEFDTYAKVVVNAAGPFCDFVRKLADKTTSAMICPSSGVHIVLPDYYSPEGMGLIVPKTKDGRVVFMLPWLGRTLAGTTDSNTILTMLPEPHEDEIQFILEAISDYLNVKVRRTDVLSAWSGIRPLAMDPRAKNTESISRDHVVCEDFPGLVTITGGKWTTYRSMAEDAVDVAIKSGALSPANKCMTDNLILSGGYGWHPAYFTIIAQQYVRMKKTYGGEVVPGIMDTSVAKHLSQAYGTLCERVASIAQNEGLGKRLAHGYPFLEAEVAYCARYEYCECATDFIARRCRLAFLDTDAAGRALPRVINILAAEHNWDKSRKDDEVKKAKEFLNTFKSSKNAQFHDGKHK; from the exons atggcGAGTGCGGCACTCCGACTCCGGAGAATAGGGATCGCATCCGCTGCAGTAGCAACAGCCGCATCATTAAGCTTGACATATAGCGTATCATCGAATGAGCGGCCTGCTGAGTTGGGGTCAATTCAAACAAGGATCGCTGACCCCAACGCCATAGTTCCTCCTCGTAAGGCCCACACTTCCTCACTGATTTCCTCCACTAAAGACAACCCTCTTGACCTCCTCATTGTCGGTGGTGGCGCCACCGGCTGCGGTGTTGCTCTGGATGCCGTCACTCGTGGCCTCCGTGTTGGTCTTGTTGAGCGTGAGGATTTTTCCTCTGGTACTTCTTCTCGTTCTACTAAGTTAGTTCATGGAG GAGTCCGCTATTTGGAAAAAGCTGTGTTTAATGTTGATTATGGACAACTGAAGCTTGTTTTTCATGCACTTAAGGAACGTAAACAAGTGATTGATAATGCTCCTCACCTGTGCCACTCTTTGCCATGCATGACCCCATGTTTTGAATGGTTTGAAGTTGTGTACTATTGGGCGGGTTTGAAACTGTATGATCTGGTCGCAGGGCCAAGATTGCTACATTTATCAAGGTATTACTCAGCACAAGAGTCTATTGAGCTGTTTCCCACTCTTTCTAGAACGGGTCAAGAAAAAAGCTTAAAAGGAACTGTAGTGTATCATGATGGGCAGATGAATGACTCTCGACTAAATGTCGGCTTGGCGTGCACAGCTGCGTTAGCTGGTGCCTCCGTACTGAATTACGCTGAAGTTGTTTCACTACTTAAAGATGAAAATGGCCGCATAATTGGTGCACGGATTCATGACAATTTGTCTG GGGAAGAGTTTGATACCTACGCTAAAGTTGTGGTAAATGCTGCTGGGCCGTTTTGTGACTTTGTTCGTAAATTGGCTGATAAGACTACATCAGCCATGATATGTCCCAGCAGCGGGGTGCATATTGTTCTCCCTGACTACTACTCTCCTGAAGGAATGGGATTAATAGTTCCAAAGACAAAAGATGGGCGTGTTGTTTTTATGCTACCATGGCTGGGGAGGACTCTTGCAGGGACCACCGATTCTAATACCATTCTTACGATGTTGCCAGAACCGCACGAGGATGAGATTCAGTTTATATTAGAAGCTATATCTGATTATCTTAATGTCAAG GTACGCCGGACAGATGTTCTCTCTGCATGGAGTGGCATACGCCCATTAGCGATGGATCCAAGGGCAAAGAACACCGAGAGCATATCTCGAGATCATGTTGTTTGTGAAGATTTTCCTGGTCTAGTCACCATCACTGGTGGAAAATGGACAACCTATAGAAG CATGGCTGAGGATGCCGTTGATGTAGCGATCAAGTCTGGAGCACTAAGTCCAGCAAATAAATGCATGACGGATAACTTGATACTCTCCGGTGGTTATGGTTGGCATCCTGCTTATTTCACTATTATAGCTCAGCAGTATGTCCGAATGAAGAAGACATATGGCGGAGAAGTTGTTCCTGGTATCATGGACACTTCTGTTGCAAAGCATTTATCTCAAGCATACGGTACACTGTGCGAACGCGTGGCATCTATAGCTCAG AATGAAGGTTTAGGCAAGCGCCTTGCCCACGGATATCCTTTCCTGGAAGCAGAAGTAGCATATTGTGCTCGATACGAGTATTGCGAGTGTGCAACTGATTTTATTGCTCGAAGATGTCGATTAGCTTTCCTGGACACTGATGCTGCTGGTCGGGCTCTACCTCGTGTCATTAACATTTTAGCAGCTGAACATAATTGGGATAAATCAAGAAAGGATGATGAGGTCAAGAAGGCTAAGGAGTTTCTGAACACTTTCAAATCATCAAAAAATGCCCAGTTTCATGATGGGAAGCACAAATAG